One window of the Zea mays cultivar B73 chromosome 3, Zm-B73-REFERENCE-NAM-5.0, whole genome shotgun sequence genome contains the following:
- the LOC103649954 gene encoding protein TPR1 isoform X1, translating to MSSLSRELVFLILQFLDEEKFKETVHKLEQESGFFFNMKYFEEKVHAGEWDEVERYLSGFTKVDDNRYSMKIFFEIRKQKYLEALDRHDRAKAVDILVKDLKVFSTFNEELYKEITQLLTLENFRENEQLSKYGDTKSARSIMLVELKKLIEANPLFREKLVFPTLKASRLRTLINQSLNWQHQLCKNPRPNPDIKTLFTDHTCSPPNGARASPVSVPLAAVPKAGAAYPPLTAHTPFQPPPGPSLAGWMANAAASSSVQSAVVAAASIPVPPNQAVSMLKRPALTDYQSAESEQLMKRLRPGGHGIDEATYPAPTPQPAWSVDDLPRTVACSLSHGSNVTSMDFHPTRHTLLLVGSANGEFTLYEIGLRETLLSKPFKIRDINACSPQFQNAVVKDSSISINQVTWSPDGEMIGVAFTKHLIHLHGYQPPNETRHLLEIEAHSGGVNDIAFSRPNKQLCVVTCGDDKLIKVWDMHGHKLFTFEGHEAPVYSICPHHKESIQFIFSTSLDGKIKAWLYDNMGSRVDYDAPGKWCTTMLYSADGTRLFSCGTSKEGDSYLVEWNESEGSIKRTYSGFRKRSAGVAGVVQFDTAQNHILAAGEDNHIKFWDVDNNNMLICTDAEGGLPALPRLRFNKEGNLLAVTTADNGFKILANADGLRTLRALGSRPPFEAFRPQYEASSMKVSGAPVVASISPNIGRMDHLDRNSPAKPSPILNGGDTASRSIDIKPRISEEKPDKAKPWELMEVLNPQQCHVATMPETPDQARKVVRLLYTNSGVGLLALGSNAIQRLWKWSRNEQNPSGKATASVVPHHWQPNSGLVMTNDTADTNPEEAVPCIALSKNDSYVMSACGGKVSLFNMMTFKVMTTFMPPPPASTFLAFHPQDNNIIAIGMEDSTIHIYNVRVDEVKTRLKGHQRRITGLAFSTNLGILVSSGADAQLCVWTNDTWEKKRTVSIQMPAGKTPSGDTRVQFSSDQSHLLVVHETQLAIYDASKMERIYQWIPQDTLSASISHASYSCNSQLVFAAFTDGNLGVFDAENLRLRCRIAPSVINSNPPVHPLVVAAHPHEPNQFAVGLSDGSVKVLEPLESEGKWGAPAPADNGIIPNGKTPASSATSNPAADQIQR from the exons TTCGATGAAGATCTTCTTTGAGATCAGGAAGCAGAAGTATTTGGAAGCGCTTGATAG GCATGATAGAGCAAAGGCTGTAGATATTCTTGTCAAGGATCTTAAAGTCTTCTCGACATTCAATGAGGAGTTGTATAAGGAGATAACACAACTTCTCACTCTTGAGAATTTTAG GGAAAATGAACAGTTGTCTAAGTATGGGGATACTAAATCAGCTCGAAGTATTATGCTGGTTGAGCTAAAAAAACTTATTGAAGCAAACCCCCTTTTCCGGGAAAAACTTGTCTTCCCTACTCTTAAGGCATCACGCCTCCGAACTCTAATCAATCAAAG CTTGAATTGGCAGCATCAGCTTTGTAAGAACCCTCGTCCAAATCCAGATATCAAAACTTTATTCACCGACCATACATGTTCTCCACCCAATGGAGCTCGTGCATCGCCGGTATCTGTACCACTGGCAGCTGTTCCAAAGGCTGGTGCTGCATATCCACCACTCACAGCTCATACT CCGTTCCAACCTCCACCTGGTCCATCTTTAGCTGGTTGGATGGCAAATGCAGCCGCCTCTTCATCTGTTCAGTCTGCTGTTGTAGCAGCAGCATCAATACCTGTTCCACCCAATCAAG CTGTCTCCATGTTGAAACGCCCAGCTCTAACAGACTATCAAAGTGCAGAGTCTGAGCAACTAATGAAGCGCTTGAGGCCTGGTGGACATGGCATTGATGAG GCCACATATCCTGCTCCCACCCCTCAACCTGCATGGTCAGTGGATGATCTTCCAAGGACAGTTGCTTGTTCATTGTCACATGGATCTAATGTAACTAGCATGGATTTTCATCCAACTCGGCATACACTGCTTCTAG TGGGATCTGCTAATGGTGAATTTACACTTTATGAGATCGGTCTGCGTGAAACATTACTTTCAAAGCCCTTCAAAATTCGGGATATAAATGCATGTTCACCACAATTTCAG AATGCTGTTGTCAAAGATTCCTCCATATCCATTAATCAAGTTACCTGGAGCCCTGATGGAGAAATGATTG gcGTTGCATTCACGAAACATTTGATCCATCTGCATGGATACCAACCACCAAATGAGACACGACACCTTCTAGAG ATTGAGGCTCATTCTGGAGGTGTAAATGATATAGCATTCTCCCGACCAAATAAGCAACTTTGTGTGGTCACTTGTGGAGATGATAAACTAATAAAG gtatgggATATGCATGGACATAAATTATTCACATTTGAAGGGCATGAGGCACCTGTGTATTCTATATGTCCGCATCACAAAGAGAGTATTCAG TTCATCTTCTCAACTTCCCTTGATGGAAAAATTAAGGCCTGGCTTTATGACAATATGGGATCTAGGGTGGACTACGATGCTCCTGGCAAGTGGTGTACTACTATGCTATATAGTGCTGATGGAACTAG GTTGTTCTCATGTGGAACTAGCAAAGAGGGAGACTCCTATTTGGTTGAGTGGAATGAAAGTGAAGGATCTATCAAGAGGACATATTCTGGATTCCGTAAAAGGTCAGCTGGTGTTGCTGGTGTAGTGCAGTTTGATACAGCTCAGAATCACATTCTGGCTGCTGGTGAAGATAACCATATTAAATTTTGGGATGTTGACAATAATAACATGCTGATCTGCACCGATGCTGAAGGAGGCCTCCCA GCTCTTCCTCGCTTGAGGTTTAATAAAGAAGGCAATCTTCTTGCTGTTACTACAGCAGACAATGGTTTTAAGATACTTGCAAATGCTGATGGACTTAGAACTCTACGCGCATTAGGGAGCCGGCCTCCTTTTGAAGCATTTAGGCCGCAATACGAAGCTTCTTCTATGAAG GTCTCAGGTGCTCCTGTTGTTGCTAGCATCTCTCCTAACATAGGCCGAATGGATCACTTGGATAGGAATTCTCCTGCAAAGCCATCTCCTATactg AATGGTGGGGATACAGCATCAAGGAGCATAGATATAAAGCCAAGAATCTCAGAAGAAAAGCCTGATAAAGCAAAACCTTGGGAACTAATGGAAGTTCTAAATCCCCAGCAATGCCATGTAGCAACAATGCCAGAAACTCCAGACCAAGCCAGAAAG GTTGTCCGACTTCTGTACACAAATTCTGGTGTTGGGTTGCTAGCACTAGGGTCTAACGCCATTCAAAGGCTATGGAAATGGAGTCGAAACGAACAAAATCCGAGTGGAAAA GCCACAGCTAGTGTTGTGCCACACCATTGGCAGCCAAATAGTGGTCTTGTCATGACAAATGATACAGCAGATACCAATCCAGAGGAGGCAGTTCCATGCATTGCACTCTCAAAGAATGATTCCTATGTGATGTCTGCTTGTGGTGGGAAGGTTTCTTTGTTTAACATGATGACATTCAAG GTGATGACAACATTCATGCCACCTCCACCAGCATCAACATTTTTAGCATTTCACCCTCAAGACAATAACATCATAGCAATAGGAATGGAAGATTCAACCATCCACATATACAATGTCAGGGTAGATGAG GTAAAAACTAGACTCAAAGGACATCAAAGGAGGATAACTGGGTTGGCATTCTCCACCAACCTTGGCATACTTGTTTCTTCAGGCGCTGATGCACAG CTCTGTGTGTGGACCAATGACACCTGGGAAAAAAAGAGAACAGTCTCGATACAAATGCCAGCTGGAAAAACTCCTTCAGGAGATACACGGGTCCAGTTTAGTTCTGATCAAAGTCACTTGCTAGTAGTACATGAGACTCAACTAGCCATATATGACGCATCAAAAATGGAGAGGATCTATCAG TGGATACCCCAGGACACATTGTCAGCTTCCATATCGCATGCATCATACTCATGTAACAGCCAGCTAGTTTTTGCTGCCTTCACTGATGGTAACTTAGGTGTTTTTGATGCGGAGAACTTGAGATTAAGATGTCGAATTGCACCATCGGTGATAAACAG CAATCCACCTGTtcaccctcttgtcgtcgccgcaCATCCCCACGAGCCAAACCAATTTGCGGTCGGGCTGTCAGATGGGTCCGTCAAAGTGCTGGAGCCATTGGAGTCCGAAGGGAAATGGGGAGCGCCCGCTCCGGCAGACAATGGCATCATTCCCAATGGCAAGACGCCAGCTTCGTCGGCTACTAGCAACCCTGCTGCGGATCAAATCCAAAGATAG
- the LOC103649954 gene encoding protein TPR1 isoform X2: MSSLSRELVFLILQFLDEEKFKETVHKLEQESGFFFNMKYFEEKVHAGEWDEVERYLSGFTKVDDNRYSMKIFFEIRKQKYLEALDRHDRAKAVDILVKDLKVFSTFNEELYKEITQLLTLENFRENEQLSKYGDTKSARSIMLVELKKLIEANPLFREKLVFPTLKASRLRTLINQSLNWQHQLCKNPRPNPDIKTLFTDHTCSPPNGARASPVSVPLAAVPKAGAAYPPLTAHTPFQPPPGPSLAGWMANAAASSSVQSAVVAAASIPVPPNQESEQLMKRLRPGGHGIDEATYPAPTPQPAWSVDDLPRTVACSLSHGSNVTSMDFHPTRHTLLLVGSANGEFTLYEIGLRETLLSKPFKIRDINACSPQFQNAVVKDSSISINQVTWSPDGEMIGVAFTKHLIHLHGYQPPNETRHLLEIEAHSGGVNDIAFSRPNKQLCVVTCGDDKLIKVWDMHGHKLFTFEGHEAPVYSICPHHKESIQFIFSTSLDGKIKAWLYDNMGSRVDYDAPGKWCTTMLYSADGTRLFSCGTSKEGDSYLVEWNESEGSIKRTYSGFRKRSAGVAGVVQFDTAQNHILAAGEDNHIKFWDVDNNNMLICTDAEGGLPALPRLRFNKEGNLLAVTTADNGFKILANADGLRTLRALGSRPPFEAFRPQYEASSMKVSGAPVVASISPNIGRMDHLDRNSPAKPSPILNGGDTASRSIDIKPRISEEKPDKAKPWELMEVLNPQQCHVATMPETPDQARKVVRLLYTNSGVGLLALGSNAIQRLWKWSRNEQNPSGKATASVVPHHWQPNSGLVMTNDTADTNPEEAVPCIALSKNDSYVMSACGGKVSLFNMMTFKVMTTFMPPPPASTFLAFHPQDNNIIAIGMEDSTIHIYNVRVDEVKTRLKGHQRRITGLAFSTNLGILVSSGADAQLCVWTNDTWEKKRTVSIQMPAGKTPSGDTRVQFSSDQSHLLVVHETQLAIYDASKMERIYQWIPQDTLSASISHASYSCNSQLVFAAFTDGNLGVFDAENLRLRCRIAPSVINSNPPVHPLVVAAHPHEPNQFAVGLSDGSVKVLEPLESEGKWGAPAPADNGIIPNGKTPASSATSNPAADQIQR; this comes from the exons TTCGATGAAGATCTTCTTTGAGATCAGGAAGCAGAAGTATTTGGAAGCGCTTGATAG GCATGATAGAGCAAAGGCTGTAGATATTCTTGTCAAGGATCTTAAAGTCTTCTCGACATTCAATGAGGAGTTGTATAAGGAGATAACACAACTTCTCACTCTTGAGAATTTTAG GGAAAATGAACAGTTGTCTAAGTATGGGGATACTAAATCAGCTCGAAGTATTATGCTGGTTGAGCTAAAAAAACTTATTGAAGCAAACCCCCTTTTCCGGGAAAAACTTGTCTTCCCTACTCTTAAGGCATCACGCCTCCGAACTCTAATCAATCAAAG CTTGAATTGGCAGCATCAGCTTTGTAAGAACCCTCGTCCAAATCCAGATATCAAAACTTTATTCACCGACCATACATGTTCTCCACCCAATGGAGCTCGTGCATCGCCGGTATCTGTACCACTGGCAGCTGTTCCAAAGGCTGGTGCTGCATATCCACCACTCACAGCTCATACT CCGTTCCAACCTCCACCTGGTCCATCTTTAGCTGGTTGGATGGCAAATGCAGCCGCCTCTTCATCTGTTCAGTCTGCTGTTGTAGCAGCAGCATCAATACCTGTTCCACCCAATCAAG AGTCTGAGCAACTAATGAAGCGCTTGAGGCCTGGTGGACATGGCATTGATGAG GCCACATATCCTGCTCCCACCCCTCAACCTGCATGGTCAGTGGATGATCTTCCAAGGACAGTTGCTTGTTCATTGTCACATGGATCTAATGTAACTAGCATGGATTTTCATCCAACTCGGCATACACTGCTTCTAG TGGGATCTGCTAATGGTGAATTTACACTTTATGAGATCGGTCTGCGTGAAACATTACTTTCAAAGCCCTTCAAAATTCGGGATATAAATGCATGTTCACCACAATTTCAG AATGCTGTTGTCAAAGATTCCTCCATATCCATTAATCAAGTTACCTGGAGCCCTGATGGAGAAATGATTG gcGTTGCATTCACGAAACATTTGATCCATCTGCATGGATACCAACCACCAAATGAGACACGACACCTTCTAGAG ATTGAGGCTCATTCTGGAGGTGTAAATGATATAGCATTCTCCCGACCAAATAAGCAACTTTGTGTGGTCACTTGTGGAGATGATAAACTAATAAAG gtatgggATATGCATGGACATAAATTATTCACATTTGAAGGGCATGAGGCACCTGTGTATTCTATATGTCCGCATCACAAAGAGAGTATTCAG TTCATCTTCTCAACTTCCCTTGATGGAAAAATTAAGGCCTGGCTTTATGACAATATGGGATCTAGGGTGGACTACGATGCTCCTGGCAAGTGGTGTACTACTATGCTATATAGTGCTGATGGAACTAG GTTGTTCTCATGTGGAACTAGCAAAGAGGGAGACTCCTATTTGGTTGAGTGGAATGAAAGTGAAGGATCTATCAAGAGGACATATTCTGGATTCCGTAAAAGGTCAGCTGGTGTTGCTGGTGTAGTGCAGTTTGATACAGCTCAGAATCACATTCTGGCTGCTGGTGAAGATAACCATATTAAATTTTGGGATGTTGACAATAATAACATGCTGATCTGCACCGATGCTGAAGGAGGCCTCCCA GCTCTTCCTCGCTTGAGGTTTAATAAAGAAGGCAATCTTCTTGCTGTTACTACAGCAGACAATGGTTTTAAGATACTTGCAAATGCTGATGGACTTAGAACTCTACGCGCATTAGGGAGCCGGCCTCCTTTTGAAGCATTTAGGCCGCAATACGAAGCTTCTTCTATGAAG GTCTCAGGTGCTCCTGTTGTTGCTAGCATCTCTCCTAACATAGGCCGAATGGATCACTTGGATAGGAATTCTCCTGCAAAGCCATCTCCTATactg AATGGTGGGGATACAGCATCAAGGAGCATAGATATAAAGCCAAGAATCTCAGAAGAAAAGCCTGATAAAGCAAAACCTTGGGAACTAATGGAAGTTCTAAATCCCCAGCAATGCCATGTAGCAACAATGCCAGAAACTCCAGACCAAGCCAGAAAG GTTGTCCGACTTCTGTACACAAATTCTGGTGTTGGGTTGCTAGCACTAGGGTCTAACGCCATTCAAAGGCTATGGAAATGGAGTCGAAACGAACAAAATCCGAGTGGAAAA GCCACAGCTAGTGTTGTGCCACACCATTGGCAGCCAAATAGTGGTCTTGTCATGACAAATGATACAGCAGATACCAATCCAGAGGAGGCAGTTCCATGCATTGCACTCTCAAAGAATGATTCCTATGTGATGTCTGCTTGTGGTGGGAAGGTTTCTTTGTTTAACATGATGACATTCAAG GTGATGACAACATTCATGCCACCTCCACCAGCATCAACATTTTTAGCATTTCACCCTCAAGACAATAACATCATAGCAATAGGAATGGAAGATTCAACCATCCACATATACAATGTCAGGGTAGATGAG GTAAAAACTAGACTCAAAGGACATCAAAGGAGGATAACTGGGTTGGCATTCTCCACCAACCTTGGCATACTTGTTTCTTCAGGCGCTGATGCACAG CTCTGTGTGTGGACCAATGACACCTGGGAAAAAAAGAGAACAGTCTCGATACAAATGCCAGCTGGAAAAACTCCTTCAGGAGATACACGGGTCCAGTTTAGTTCTGATCAAAGTCACTTGCTAGTAGTACATGAGACTCAACTAGCCATATATGACGCATCAAAAATGGAGAGGATCTATCAG TGGATACCCCAGGACACATTGTCAGCTTCCATATCGCATGCATCATACTCATGTAACAGCCAGCTAGTTTTTGCTGCCTTCACTGATGGTAACTTAGGTGTTTTTGATGCGGAGAACTTGAGATTAAGATGTCGAATTGCACCATCGGTGATAAACAG CAATCCACCTGTtcaccctcttgtcgtcgccgcaCATCCCCACGAGCCAAACCAATTTGCGGTCGGGCTGTCAGATGGGTCCGTCAAAGTGCTGGAGCCATTGGAGTCCGAAGGGAAATGGGGAGCGCCCGCTCCGGCAGACAATGGCATCATTCCCAATGGCAAGACGCCAGCTTCGTCGGCTACTAGCAACCCTGCTGCGGATCAAATCCAAAGATAG